In one window of Dokdonia sp. PRO95 DNA:
- the murC gene encoding UDP-N-acetylmuramate--L-alanine ligase has product MKPLKDIQNIYFIGIGGIGMSALALYFHREGKNVTGYDKTPSDVTAALQASGVKVHFEDKKEGIDSSFTSKDDTLVVFTPAVPKMMGELVYFRESGFILKKRAEVLGMIANQTFSLAVAGTHGKTTTSSILGHLLAASGAPVTAFIGGITNNYNGNLIQKGSDVVVVEADEFDRSFLQLRPDILCVTSMDADHLDIYEDEADLIATFQEFGALAPEDKRFVKNGLPLAGNTVGIEEDADYTAQRVRIENGTYVFDLHYPDGVLENLQFSLPGRHNLFNAVAALGMALSYGSPKEKLIEALASYSGVNRRFTYRIQKEDMVLIDDYAHHPTEIAAVHQSVREMYPEERVLAIFQPHLFSRTKDFMSDFAIELSRFDEVALLDIYPAREEPIDGITSEVLLSEMTLSRKQIIQKNELVDLVKHTNHKIVVMMGAGDIGVEILKVTKELRGEG; this is encoded by the coding sequence ATGAAACCTTTAAAAGACATACAGAACATTTACTTCATCGGTATCGGTGGGATAGGTATGAGCGCTCTAGCTTTATACTTCCATAGGGAGGGCAAGAATGTGACGGGTTATGACAAAACGCCTTCAGATGTTACTGCAGCTTTGCAAGCCTCTGGTGTTAAGGTTCATTTTGAAGATAAAAAAGAGGGGATTGATAGTTCTTTTACTAGCAAGGATGATACCTTAGTGGTGTTTACTCCTGCCGTTCCTAAAATGATGGGAGAGCTAGTATATTTTCGCGAAAGCGGATTTATACTTAAAAAACGTGCAGAAGTGCTTGGTATGATTGCAAATCAAACCTTCTCGCTTGCTGTTGCAGGAACGCATGGTAAAACGACTACTTCTAGTATTTTAGGTCATCTACTTGCGGCATCCGGAGCCCCGGTAACTGCGTTTATAGGTGGCATCACAAATAATTACAATGGTAATTTAATTCAAAAAGGTAGTGATGTCGTAGTGGTAGAAGCAGATGAGTTTGATCGCTCTTTCCTTCAGCTTAGGCCAGATATTCTCTGTGTGACTTCTATGGATGCAGATCATCTTGATATTTATGAAGATGAGGCAGACCTTATTGCTACATTTCAAGAATTTGGGGCGCTAGCTCCAGAGGATAAGCGTTTTGTGAAAAACGGACTTCCACTTGCTGGAAATACGGTTGGTATTGAGGAGGATGCAGATTATACTGCGCAGCGAGTACGCATAGAGAATGGCACTTATGTCTTTGACTTGCATTACCCAGATGGCGTTTTAGAGAATTTGCAATTTAGTCTGCCAGGAAGACATAATCTTTTTAATGCTGTAGCTGCTTTAGGCATGGCGTTATCATACGGTAGTCCTAAAGAAAAGTTGATAGAAGCGCTAGCGAGTTATTCAGGCGTAAATCGCCGATTTACATACCGTATCCAAAAAGAAGATATGGTGTTGATAGATGATTATGCGCATCACCCTACAGAAATCGCTGCGGTACATCAAAGTGTAAGAGAGATGTATCCAGAGGAGCGTGTGCTTGCTATTTTTCAGCCACACTTATTTAGTAGGACTAAAGATTTTATGAGTGATTTTGCAATAGAGCTTTCTCGTTTTGACGAAGTAGCCCTATTAGATATTTATCCAGCAAGAGAAGAGCCTATCGATGGTATTACTAGCGAAGTATTGCTTAGTGAAATGACGCTTTCGCGAAAGCAAATCATACAGAAAAATGAGCTTGTTGATTTGGTAAAACATACAAATCACAAAATTGTTGTGATGATGGGTGCTGGAGATATAGGTGTAGAGATTTTAAAAGTAACGAAAGAACTGCGTGGTGAAGGTTAA
- a CDS encoding FtsW/RodA/SpoVE family cell cycle protein gives MSTTFKNIFAGLQGDKTIWAIVALLALFSFLPVYSAASNLAYIKGDGNTVRFLIKHGMHLVLGFAMLYGVHKIPHHYFKGLSFIALPVVIILLIVTLAQGTTMGGANASRWIKIPILGVGFQTSTFAGVVLMVYVARYLAKIKDTAVTFKETIVPLWLPVAAVLALILPANFSTTAIIAAMVIALVFLGGYPLKYLGIVIATGVVALLFFVLLAKAFPGVFPNRVDTWISRVENFANNEVDADADYQIEKAKIAIASGGPFGLGPGKSVQKNFLPQSSSDFIFAIIVEEFGITGAGFLLFLYMLLLFRITVVAHKAETVFAKLVVVGVGLPIVFQALINMAVAVELFPVTGQTLPLVSSGGTSIWMTCLAVGIVLSVSAKRTAVVPKDESELNPLDILSETI, from the coding sequence TTGAGTACCACATTTAAAAACATATTTGCAGGATTACAAGGTGACAAGACTATATGGGCTATTGTTGCCCTTCTTGCGTTGTTTTCTTTTTTACCTGTGTATAGTGCTGCAAGTAATCTCGCATATATCAAAGGTGATGGAAACACGGTGAGGTTTCTTATCAAGCACGGTATGCACTTAGTGTTAGGGTTTGCCATGTTATATGGAGTGCATAAAATACCCCATCATTATTTTAAAGGGCTTTCTTTTATAGCGCTTCCAGTTGTCATTATTTTACTTATTGTGACACTAGCTCAAGGAACTACCATGGGTGGAGCAAATGCAAGTAGATGGATCAAGATACCTATTCTTGGTGTCGGTTTTCAGACCTCCACATTTGCAGGTGTTGTATTGATGGTGTATGTAGCTAGGTACTTAGCAAAAATTAAGGATACTGCAGTAACATTTAAAGAAACTATTGTACCCTTATGGTTGCCAGTGGCAGCTGTTCTTGCATTGATTCTTCCGGCAAATTTTTCTACTACTGCGATTATTGCAGCAATGGTTATTGCATTGGTGTTTTTAGGTGGTTATCCATTAAAATATTTAGGAATTGTTATTGCAACAGGCGTTGTTGCACTTTTGTTCTTCGTATTATTAGCAAAAGCTTTTCCTGGTGTATTCCCTAACCGTGTTGATACTTGGATAAGCCGTGTAGAGAATTTTGCAAATAATGAAGTAGACGCAGATGCAGACTACCAAATAGAAAAAGCAAAAATAGCAATAGCTTCGGGGGGTCCATTTGGACTTGGTCCCGGAAAAAGTGTTCAGAAAAACTTCTTACCGCAATCTTCGTCAGATTTTATTTTTGCAATTATAGTAGAAGAGTTTGGTATTACTGGTGCTGGATTTCTACTGTTCTTGTATATGTTGCTATTATTTAGAATTACCGTAGTTGCTCATAAAGCAGAGACGGTTTTTGCAAAGCTAGTTGTGGTAGGTGTAGGATTGCCTATAGTCTTTCAAGCTTTAATAAATATGGCGGTTGCTGTAGAGTTATTTCCTGTAACTGGGCAAACATTGCCACTAGTGAGTAGTGGAGGTACTTCTATATGGATGACCTGTCTGGCAGTTGGGATTGTACTCAGTGTCAGTGCAAAGCGTACGGCAGTTGTGCCAAAAGATGAAAGTGAGTTAAACCCTTTAGACATACTTAGTGAAACCATATAG
- the murG gene encoding undecaprenyldiphospho-muramoylpentapeptide beta-N-acetylglucosaminyltransferase: protein MKPYRVILSGGGTGGHIYPAIAIAKEVQRRHPDAQFLFVGASDRMEMEKVPQAGFEIEGLWIAGIQRKLTVDNLMFPFKLISSLMKSRKIIKNFKPDVVIGTGGFASGPLLKMATIVGIPAVIQEQNSYAGITNKLLGRSVEKVCVAYDDMHRFFPTENIVKTGNPVRADLLDIESKRSTAFAKYELSHSSKVVLIIGGSLGARAINELIEKQLPFFKRKGVQVLWQTGKLYYDKYKHHQADGVQVMAYIDQMDMAYAAADIIISRAGAGSVSELCIVGKATIFIPSPNVAEDHQTKNAQAIEKTGAAILIAEKDLDKKFELVFKGLLNDDKVCFELGRKIKTLALPNATSDIVDEVEQLLK, encoded by the coding sequence GTGAAACCATATAGAGTTATATTATCTGGAGGAGGAACAGGAGGTCATATCTATCCTGCGATTGCTATTGCAAAGGAAGTCCAGCGTCGTCATCCTGACGCGCAATTTCTATTTGTAGGAGCGAGTGATCGCATGGAGATGGAAAAAGTGCCGCAAGCAGGTTTTGAGATAGAAGGGTTGTGGATAGCTGGAATACAGCGCAAGCTTACGGTAGATAATCTTATGTTTCCCTTTAAGCTCATAAGTAGCTTGATGAAATCTCGTAAGATTATTAAAAATTTTAAGCCAGACGTTGTAATAGGTACTGGTGGTTTTGCAAGTGGGCCATTGCTTAAGATGGCTACAATTGTAGGGATACCGGCAGTTATTCAAGAACAAAACAGCTATGCGGGTATTACAAATAAACTCTTAGGTAGGTCTGTTGAGAAAGTGTGTGTTGCTTATGATGATATGCATCGCTTTTTTCCAACAGAAAATATCGTAAAAACCGGTAATCCTGTACGTGCAGACTTATTGGATATAGAAAGTAAACGTAGTACCGCTTTCGCGAAATATGAGTTGTCTCATAGTTCGAAAGTAGTTTTAATTATAGGAGGAAGTCTAGGAGCCAGAGCTATAAATGAATTGATTGAGAAGCAACTCCCATTTTTTAAACGAAAAGGAGTACAGGTTTTATGGCAAACTGGTAAGCTATATTATGATAAGTACAAACATCATCAGGCAGATGGTGTTCAAGTAATGGCATACATCGACCAGATGGATATGGCTTATGCAGCAGCAGATATTATAATCTCTAGGGCAGGAGCAGGATCTGTATCAGAACTATGTATTGTGGGAAAGGCGACTATTTTTATCCCTTCTCCAAACGTTGCCGAAGATCACCAAACTAAAAATGCGCAAGCTATCGAGAAGACGGGTGCTGCAATTTTAATAGCAGAAAAAGATCTCGATAAAAAATTTGAGCTCGTTTTTAAGGGACTACTTAACGATGATAAAGTTTGCTTTGAGCTAGGAAGAAAAATAAAAACACTTGCATTACCAAATGCCACATCAGACATTGTGGATGAGGTAGAGCAATTATTGAAATAA
- a CDS encoding cell division protein FtsQ/DivIB, whose amino-acid sequence MSVLLLLTVFLFAFAIQRNEARTVAEVSVSFKDESTPFVTRETVNKLLIVSNEKLAGKAKENIALSEMEKRVKAHPIIKNADVYVTMGGDIGVAIEQRKPIARLGGAISFYIDESGEVMPLSQNHSAHVPLVTGATEKDVSEVYRLVNFIRNDKFLTKHIIGIARAKNGEYTLKARKLGYTISLGKVEALEKRFSNYKAFYEKALKDKSLDKYKTIELKYDGQVVCEKK is encoded by the coding sequence ATGTCGGTTTTACTGCTGTTGACAGTATTTTTGTTTGCGTTTGCCATTCAAAGAAATGAGGCGCGCACAGTGGCCGAAGTTAGTGTTTCGTTTAAGGATGAAAGTACTCCTTTTGTGACGCGTGAGACCGTTAATAAATTGTTGATAGTAAGTAACGAAAAGCTTGCAGGAAAGGCTAAAGAAAATATAGCTTTGAGTGAGATGGAAAAGCGCGTCAAGGCGCATCCAATTATCAAGAATGCAGATGTTTACGTAACGATGGGTGGTGATATAGGTGTTGCAATAGAGCAACGTAAGCCTATAGCGCGACTTGGCGGTGCTATTTCTTTTTATATAGACGAGAGTGGTGAGGTGATGCCGTTGTCCCAAAATCACTCTGCACATGTGCCGCTTGTGACTGGAGCAACGGAGAAAGACGTAAGCGAAGTGTACAGACTGGTAAACTTTATTAGGAATGACAAGTTTCTTACAAAACACATCATTGGTATAGCTCGAGCAAAAAACGGAGAATATACATTAAAGGCTAGAAAACTAGGATATACTATATCACTTGGTAAGGTAGAAGCGTTAGAAAAGAGGTTTAGTAACTATAAGGCTTTTTATGAAAAAGCGCTTAAAGATAAAAGTTTAGATAAGTATAAAACTATAGAGCTTAAGTATGACGGGCAAGTAGTTTGTGAGAAAAAATAA